The following proteins are encoded in a genomic region of Pyrus communis chromosome 11, drPyrComm1.1, whole genome shotgun sequence:
- the LOC137708208 gene encoding uncharacterized protein isoform X3: MADGEEKGSDFYAVLGLDKECTDSELRNAYKKLALRWHPDRCSASGNSKFVEEAKMKFQDIQQAYSVLSDANKRFLYDVGAYGSDDDENNGMGEFLNEMAMMMTQTKPNENGKETFEELQDLFDEMFQGDIGSCGSASRTPSCCSTSSYASYCESSSSNNKRDCSEMNYEKVTLDDPSVFDNHFPSFCVGTGGKPSRQREGNGSKRRDSCRNHR; the protein is encoded by the exons ATGGCTGATGGGGAAGAGAAAGGCAGTGACTTCTATGCAGTTTTAGGGTTGGACAAGGAATGCACAGACTCGGAGCTCAGAAATGCCTATAAGAAACTTGCACTG AGATGGCACCCGGATCGCTGTTCTGCCTCCGGAAATTCTAAGTTCGTGGAAGAAGCCAAAATGAAGTTCCAAGACATTCAACAAGCCTATTCTG TTTTATCTGACGCGAATAAGAGGTTTCTTTACGATGTAGGAGCCTATGGCAGTGATGATGACGAAAACAAT GGGATGGGTGAGTTTTTGAACGAAATGGCAATGATGATGACCCAAACGAAGCCTAAT GAAAATGGGAAGGAGACGTTTGAAGAATTGCAGGATCTTTTTGATGAAATGTTTCAAGGGGATATTGGGAGTTGTGGGTCTGCTTCTCGGACCCCTAGTTGCTGTTCTACTTCTTCGTATGCGTCCTATTGTGAAAGCTCAAGTTCCAATAACAAGCGCGATTGCTCTGAAATGAACTATGAGAAGGTGACCTTGGATGATCCTTCTGTCTTCGACAATCATTTTCCGAGTTTTTGTGTAGGG ACAGGTGGGAAGCCGTCAAGACAACGGGAAGGCAACGGCAGCAAGAGAAGGGATTCGTGCAGAAACCACCGGTAA
- the LOC137708208 gene encoding uncharacterized protein isoform X2 yields the protein MADGEEKGSDFYAVLGLDKECTDSELRNAYKKLALRWHPDRCSASGNSKFVEEAKMKFQDIQQAYSVLSDANKRFLYDVGAYGSDDDENNGMGEFLNEMAMMMTQTKPNENGKETFEELQDLFDEMFQGDIGSCGSASRTPSCCSTSSYASYCESSSSNNKRDCSEMNYEKVGSRQDNGKATAAREGIRAETTGNRRQGRKQKVTSGHDVSSNDYSGISAR from the exons ATGGCTGATGGGGAAGAGAAAGGCAGTGACTTCTATGCAGTTTTAGGGTTGGACAAGGAATGCACAGACTCGGAGCTCAGAAATGCCTATAAGAAACTTGCACTG AGATGGCACCCGGATCGCTGTTCTGCCTCCGGAAATTCTAAGTTCGTGGAAGAAGCCAAAATGAAGTTCCAAGACATTCAACAAGCCTATTCTG TTTTATCTGACGCGAATAAGAGGTTTCTTTACGATGTAGGAGCCTATGGCAGTGATGATGACGAAAACAAT GGGATGGGTGAGTTTTTGAACGAAATGGCAATGATGATGACCCAAACGAAGCCTAAT GAAAATGGGAAGGAGACGTTTGAAGAATTGCAGGATCTTTTTGATGAAATGTTTCAAGGGGATATTGGGAGTTGTGGGTCTGCTTCTCGGACCCCTAGTTGCTGTTCTACTTCTTCGTATGCGTCCTATTGTGAAAGCTCAAGTTCCAATAACAAGCGCGATTGCTCTGAAATGAACTATGAGAAG GTGGGAAGCCGTCAAGACAACGGGAAGGCAACGGCAGCAAGAGAAGGGATTCGTGCAGAAACCACCGGTAATCGAAGGCAGGGCAGGAAACAAAAGGTCACATCTGGGCATGATGTTTCTTCGAATGACTACTCTGGTATATCAGCTAGATGA
- the LOC137708208 gene encoding uncharacterized protein isoform X1: MADGEEKGSDFYAVLGLDKECTDSELRNAYKKLALRWHPDRCSASGNSKFVEEAKMKFQDIQQAYSVLSDANKRFLYDVGAYGSDDDENNGMGEFLNEMAMMMTQTKPNENGKETFEELQDLFDEMFQGDIGSCGSASRTPSCCSTSSYASYCESSSSNNKRDCSEMNYEKVTLDDPSVFDNHFPSFCVGVGSRQDNGKATAAREGIRAETTGNRRQGRKQKVTSGHDVSSNDYSGISAR; encoded by the exons ATGGCTGATGGGGAAGAGAAAGGCAGTGACTTCTATGCAGTTTTAGGGTTGGACAAGGAATGCACAGACTCGGAGCTCAGAAATGCCTATAAGAAACTTGCACTG AGATGGCACCCGGATCGCTGTTCTGCCTCCGGAAATTCTAAGTTCGTGGAAGAAGCCAAAATGAAGTTCCAAGACATTCAACAAGCCTATTCTG TTTTATCTGACGCGAATAAGAGGTTTCTTTACGATGTAGGAGCCTATGGCAGTGATGATGACGAAAACAAT GGGATGGGTGAGTTTTTGAACGAAATGGCAATGATGATGACCCAAACGAAGCCTAAT GAAAATGGGAAGGAGACGTTTGAAGAATTGCAGGATCTTTTTGATGAAATGTTTCAAGGGGATATTGGGAGTTGTGGGTCTGCTTCTCGGACCCCTAGTTGCTGTTCTACTTCTTCGTATGCGTCCTATTGTGAAAGCTCAAGTTCCAATAACAAGCGCGATTGCTCTGAAATGAACTATGAGAAGGTGACCTTGGATGATCCTTCTGTCTTCGACAATCATTTTCCGAGTTTTTGTGTAGGG GTGGGAAGCCGTCAAGACAACGGGAAGGCAACGGCAGCAAGAGAAGGGATTCGTGCAGAAACCACCGGTAATCGAAGGCAGGGCAGGAAACAAAAGGTCACATCTGGGCATGATGTTTCTTCGAATGACTACTCTGGTATATCAGCTAGATGA
- the LOC137709073 gene encoding uncharacterized protein, which translates to MPCVFIKKSHFGFAIVAVYVDDMNLIGTPEELARTVVHLKLEFELKDLDAKRDPFHPNKDDEEILEPEGTTDLGLFYPYKSSNGVAAYAPRVDSRFVGYVDVGYLSDPHKARSQMSYVFTIRGTAISCRSTKQTLVATSSNHAEILALHQETRECFWLRAVVGHIRSLCDLYPAVDVPTMIFEDNAACIEQLKKGYIKGDNTKHIVPKFFFSQQHQITAEGDVSEACSWNWYA; encoded by the exons atgccttgtgtgttcattaagaagtcacatttcggatttgcgattgttgcagtatatgttgatgatatgaaccttattggaactcctgaagagctcgcgAGAACTGTCGTGCACCTGAAGTTGGAATTTGAGTTGAAAGATCTAG atgcaaaacgagatcccttccatccgaataaggatgatgaagagattttggagcctgaa ggtactacggatttgggcttgttctatccatATAAATCCTCGAATGGTGTTGCAGCCTATGCTCCTCGAGTTGATTCTCGCTTTGTTGGTTATGTCGATGTAGGATACTTGTCTGATCCGCACAAGGCACGTTCTCAAAtgagttatgtctttaccattagaggcaccgcaatctcttgtaggtcaactaaacagaccttagttgccacttcgtctaaccatgctgaaattcttgcCTTACATCAAGAaactcgggaatgcttttggttgagagcagtagtGGGTCATATTCGAAGCTTATGTGATCTTTATCCCGCCGTTGATGTCCCGAcgatgatctttgaagacaacgcagcatgcatcgaacagctcaagaagggttacatcaaaggagacaacaccaagcacattgtgcCGAAATTCTTCTTTTCACAACAACACCAAATCACTGCGGAAGgcgacgtttcagaagcttgttcatggaattggtatgcataa